The following are encoded in a window of Neomicrococcus lactis genomic DNA:
- a CDS encoding exonuclease domain-containing protein, with translation MSVDFTAIDFETANGFRGSACSVGVVKVRNSRVVETANWLMRPPEGFDHFDPRNVQIHGITPDMVKDAPRFGELYTPLMNFVGDDILVAHNAAFDVGVIRSAAEMSELNVDPRTFACTVILSRKTYDLPSYSLPFVAEAAGAPLENHHEALADATACANIMMDIAYRQNAADIPAVHQSLRVSLGHAEGYHVGDPLSRASADGLRWKSEQRDIPQPPDWQIWPHEGSNPQPNLDADPTHPLYGENVVFTGNLAMSRQDAKNRAAVVGATTASRVTRQTTVLVVGDGFVASDLRTGRITNKARRALELRERGQHIEVVSEGEFLQMVGGPWPLSV, from the coding sequence ATGAGCGTTGATTTCACCGCGATCGACTTTGAGACCGCTAATGGTTTTCGCGGTTCAGCTTGCTCAGTTGGCGTGGTGAAAGTTCGCAACTCGCGTGTTGTGGAAACGGCGAACTGGCTCATGCGCCCGCCGGAAGGTTTCGATCACTTCGATCCCCGCAACGTGCAGATTCACGGTATTACGCCGGACATGGTCAAGGACGCGCCGCGCTTCGGTGAGCTGTACACGCCGCTCATGAACTTTGTGGGTGACGATATTTTGGTTGCGCACAACGCCGCCTTCGATGTTGGCGTGATCCGTTCCGCGGCTGAAATGTCAGAGCTCAATGTGGACCCGCGAACCTTCGCGTGCACCGTGATCCTTTCCCGCAAGACGTATGACTTGCCGTCTTACTCTTTGCCGTTCGTCGCCGAAGCTGCTGGCGCTCCTCTCGAGAACCACCATGAGGCACTCGCGGACGCTACGGCATGCGCCAACATCATGATGGATATCGCGTACCGTCAAAACGCGGCCGACATTCCGGCAGTGCATCAGTCCCTGCGGGTCTCGTTGGGTCACGCTGAGGGCTACCACGTGGGCGATCCGCTATCCCGTGCGAGCGCCGATGGCCTGCGCTGGAAGTCCGAGCAGCGCGATATTCCGCAGCCTCCGGATTGGCAGATTTGGCCTCACGAAGGCAGCAATCCGCAGCCGAATCTCGACGCTGACCCCACACATCCGCTCTATGGCGAAAACGTGGTGTTCACCGGCAATCTCGCGATGAGCCGCCAGGACGCGAAGAACCGCGCGGCCGTCGTGGGTGCCACCACCGCAAGCCGCGTCACCCGTCAGACCACCGTCTTGGTGGTGGGCGATGGCTTCGTCGCGAGCGATCTACGCACGGGCCGCATCACGAACAAGGCCCGCCGTGCCCTCGAGCTGCGCGAGCGCGGCCAGCACATTGAAGTGGTCTCGGAAGGCGAATTCCTGCAGATGGTGGGCGGCCCGTGGCCGCTGAGCGTCTGA